ACCACCTCGCTGGGACGCGCCCCGAGGGACGCGGCGAAGGCTTCGCGCCCCTCTTCGACGGTACGACGGGCGCGCCGCCCGGCGGCGTGCAGGGAGGAGGCGTTGCCGGTGACGGTCAACTGGGCGGTCATCGCCTCGACCGCCTCGGGCAGCATGGGCGTGGTCGCGGCGTGGTCGAGGTAAGCCATGGTGGGCCGATTGTACGAGGAGGGGGGCGGGGGACGGCGCCGGGGCGGGGCCGGAGCCCCGCAGGGTCTAAGGGGACGGGGGGTCCGGGGTATAGAGGGTGACCACGTCGCGGGCCGCGCGCAGGAGCTCCGCGCGGGCCTCCGGCGGACCCAGCACCTCCAGGCTCGCGCCGAAGTCCAGCAGCCCCCGCACCCACCGCAGATCCGGGTACGCGACCGAAAGCTCGGCCCACTCCCCGGCGGAGCCACAAGCCCCCTCCACCACATCCGCCCCGTGGATCCGCAGGAACATGTCCAGCCGCTCCCTGCGCACCCTCACCCGCAGCACCACCCCTGACTCCCGCGACTCCACCCCCTGCCGCAGCCCCTCCCACACCTCCGCCAGCTCCACACCCGCCCGCCGCCGCACCGGATCGTCCAGCAGGACCGCCGCCCGCACCCGGTCGGCCCGGTAGAGCCGAGGGACACCACGGTGGTCGGCGACCAGGTACCAGGTCCCCGCCTTCGACACGAGCCCGTACGGATCCACCGTGTACGCCCGCACCGCGGAAGAGTCCGCGTGCCGGTACCGCAGCCGCACCCGCCGGTCGGCGAAGACCGCCTCGTGCAGCACCCCGAGGTCGACCCCGGCCGACCCGTCCGAAGCGGCGGAGGACCGCCACCGCACCGGGTCCACGATGATCCGCCGGCTCGTCAGCTCGGCGGCGGGCCGGTGCGGTTCCGGCAGCGCCGCCATCACCTTCCGCAGCGCGGTCCCCAGCGCCCGGTCGAGCCCCAGATCCGCATGCGTGCTCCGCGAGGCCAGGACGAACAGGGCGCGCGCCTCGTCGCTGGTGAGCCCGGTGACATCGGTCCGGTACCCGGGCAGCAGCGCGAACCCGCCCCGCCTCCCCCGCTCCGCGTACACGGGCACGCCCGCCGCCGACAGCGCCTCGATGTCGCGGTGGACGGTGCGTACGGACACCTCCAGCCGCTCCGCCAGTTCGGCGGCCCGGACCAGCCCCCGGGTCTGGAGCAGCAGCAGGATCGACAGCAACCGGTCGGATTTCACAACGGCCACCCTCCCACCGCATGCCCGCCCCACCCGGGGGCACCCGGCGCATAAGGAATCCATAAGGGGCCCATGAAGGTTCCGCGAGGAAGCCGCAAAGAGGGACACGGGGCCAGTCAACCGGCAAGCACACAAGGGGAGTTCAGATGCTGGCAATCGTGGGAGCCGCACTCTTCGTCATCGCGTTCATCATCAACGCGGCCGAGATCTCGGCGAACAGGATCTTCATGCCGACCAGCCTGATGCTGCTCGGCCTGGCCTTCCTGGCCCTGCACGTGGCGGGCATCGGCGCCGGCTGGAGCGCGGGACGGGGCCGCCGCCGCTGACCGAGCAGCGGCCGACGACCCCGTACACCAGCGCACACGGAAGCCCGGAAATCCGGAAACCTACGCCCTCGGCGCCCGCGCCAGCTGTCGCGACTGGGCGACCAGCCGGTCCGCGCTGTCCCAGACCTCCGCGTCCTCCTCCAGGAAGCCCCCCGCCAGGTTGCGGGTGACGATGGAGACCCGCAGCGGCCCCGGGGCCGGACGGCACCGCACGTGGCAGGTCAGCTCGACGGTCGGCGTCCACCCCTTCAGCCCCAGCTCGAAGCTGGTCGGGGGCAGCGCGTCGACCGTCAGGAGCAGCGACAGCGGGTCCGCGTCCCGGCCGTCCGCGAGCCCGAACCAGGCCCGCATCTCGCCCTTGCCCGACGGCGCCCCGAGCGCCCAGCCGACCGTCGCCGGGTCCAGCCGCAGGTCGAGGCGGTCGGCGATGGCGTTGGAGCCGGGGATCGGCGGGGCGGGCCCGTCGGTCGCCCCGAAGCAGTGCTCCACCGGCGGAATGGCGGGCGGCTTGGCGGTCGTACGGACGTCGTCGGTGAGGGCGTCGAGGTCGCCGTAGGAGGCGAGGACGCGGATGCGCTCGACCTCGTTGCCCTCCGCGTCGTACTGGAAGAGGGACGCCTGCCCGGAGGAGAGCGTGCGCCCGCTCCGTACGACATCCGTACGGATGACGGCCGGTCCGGGCACGGACGGCGTGAAGTAGTGCGCGGACACCGTGAACGGGTCCGGGTGCGGGAGCGCGTCGGCGAGGGCGCGGCCGATGACGGCGAGGAGGTAGCCGCCGTTGACGGCGTTGATGATCGTCCAGCCCGCGGAGAGCTCCGCGTCGTACACGCCCGGCTCGCGCCGCACCAC
This is a stretch of genomic DNA from Streptomyces sp. NBC_00237. It encodes these proteins:
- a CDS encoding YafY family protein, which codes for MKSDRLLSILLLLQTRGLVRAAELAERLEVSVRTVHRDIEALSAAGVPVYAERGRRGGFALLPGYRTDVTGLTSDEARALFVLASRSTHADLGLDRALGTALRKVMAALPEPHRPAAELTSRRIIVDPVRWRSSAASDGSAGVDLGVLHEAVFADRRVRLRYRHADSSAVRAYTVDPYGLVSKAGTWYLVADHRGVPRLYRADRVRAAVLLDDPVRRRAGVELAEVWEGLRQGVESRESGVVLRVRVRRERLDMFLRIHGADVVEGACGSAGEWAELSVAYPDLRWVRGLLDFGASLEVLGPPEARAELLRAARDVVTLYTPDPPSP
- a CDS encoding thioesterase family protein, which encodes MAQIPTGSLGDSEFDRDTAVVRREPGVYDAELSAGWTIINAVNGGYLLAVIGRALADALPHPDPFTVSAHYFTPSVPGPAVIRTDVVRSGRTLSSGQASLFQYDAEGNEVERIRVLASYGDLDALTDDVRTTAKPPAIPPVEHCFGATDGPAPPIPGSNAIADRLDLRLDPATVGWALGAPSGKGEMRAWFGLADGRDADPLSLLLTVDALPPTSFELGLKGWTPTVELTCHVRCRPAPGPLRVSIVTRNLAGGFLEEDAEVWDSADRLVAQSRQLARAPRA